The Euzebyales bacterium DNA window CACCGCTTCGATCAGGCCCCACGGCTTGCGCTCCGGCGGCTCGGCGATCTCCACACCGCGGCTCGCGAGCTCGTCGCACGCCGCCGCGACGTCGGCGACCTGCAACCACAGGCGCACACCGGCGGGCGCGGGTGGCGCGGCGTGGTCGGGTGGCGTCTCGGTCAGCTCCAGGTAGCCACCACCGAGGAAGTAGACGATGCCTCGGTGCGGCACACTCCCCCACTCGCGGTAGCGGACGAGTCCGAGGCGACCCTCGTAGAAGTCGATGGCCTCGTCGATGTCGGACGGCCGGAGCAGCACCCGTGAGGACAGCACGTGCATGCCGTCCACGGTAGTCCACGTCGTCGAACGGGCCGACCACCCACGGTGAATCCCGAGCGACCCCGGCCGACGATGCGCGCCGAGCGGTTCCCCCGGGGAGCCATGCCGCAGTCCCCGGGACCTGCTGACCAGGCAGTACGTGGACGGGACGCTGAGGCCGTGACGGCCTGGAGCTCGCAGGCCGTCGACTGCTCGACCGGTGGCTGCTGCCCGCGGTATCAGGCCGACGCCGACGAGGCGTGTCTCCGTGGAACCATGCGGCGATGCGGACAGCCGATGCTCGACCACCTCGACAAGTGGCGCGCCACCGTTGAGTTCCGATCGCAGCGCCCGGTAGCCGTCGGAGTCCAGCGTTGCACGACTCGGTCGCTGTTCGCCGTCATGTGTCGAGCCCGCGCGTACCTCCTGCGAGATCAGC harbors:
- a CDS encoding VOC family protein, with translation MHVLSSRVLLRPSDIDEAIDFYEGRLGLVRYREWGSVPHRGIVYFLGGGYLELTETPPDHAAPPAPAGVRLWLQVADVAAACDELASRGVEIAEPPERKPWGLIEAVVHDPDGLPLVVIETPLDHPLRRRD